The Dendropsophus ebraccatus isolate aDenEbr1 chromosome 3, aDenEbr1.pat, whole genome shotgun sequence genome includes a region encoding these proteins:
- the PLPPR3 gene encoding phospholipid phosphatase-related protein type 3, which produces MISPKEKSKVRPPKDSMTLLPCFYFVELPIVASSIVSLYFLELTDIFRPAQGGFQCHDRALSMPYVETNEELIPLLMLLSLAFAAPAASIMVGEGVLYCIQSKLKGHGSSEGSINAGGCNFNSFLRRTVRFVGVHVFGLCATALVTDVIQLATGYHAPFFLTVCKPNYTRLGTSCATNPYITQDICTGNDQQAILSARKTFPSQHATLSAFAAVYVSMYFNSIITDSTKLLKPLLVFSFSIAAGICGLTQITQYRSHPVDVYAGFLIGAGIAAYLAYHAVGNFRASSDDTSPKAASKDPLRALTQRGHESVYHQNKSSSTDELNPHPRSQASQRQVQREKNSLGSLKRASVDVDLLAPRSPMGKENMVTFSNTLPRVSTPSMEDTSRRHMTIHVPAEGSRPPRGPGAEWKPKPVEGRSLTLGEEVALAQAHRRAASETSGIVLDDPDSDRAPPSLYPTVQARTAGPRVLIQPRPAAPPLLHIPEENQTGSPKGSSAIRAKWMMMAEKGGAPRASTNAPRLMQVIAMSKQQQQPGASLVSSTPKHSETSSSSTTSSSDSSQYRSPSERDSSSIVTIDAHAPHHPVVHLSSGNGPWEWKAAQKTGETQETGTYDMSKDYRGYRTPKGAGVSPGSSISDLEPDSEPRCGPTVNVAGGVPTPLVAETIGIASSREASLRRKPQVAEREGSEEAEEPFYKKLQNQRFKE; this is translated from the exons ATGATATCCCCTAAGGAGAAAAGCAAAGTTCGCCCTCCCAAGGACAGTATGACTTTGTTGCCTTGCTTCTATTTTGTGGAG CTTCCAATTGTTGCCTCCTCCATCGTTTCTTTGTATTTTCTGGAGCTAACAGACATATTCCGGCCAGCTCAAGGGGGATTCCAGTGTCATGACCGGGCACTTTCCATGCCTTATGTTGAAACCAATGAAGAACTTATTCCTCTTCTCATGTTGCTAAGCCTTGCGTTTGCtgctcctgcagcctct ATTATGGTTGGAGAAGGAGTTCTATATTGTATACAATCCAAACTGAAGGGTCATGGAAGCTCTGAAGGAAGCATTAATGCAGGCGGTTGCAATTTCAACTCCTTCTTACGAAGAACAGTGCGCTTTGTGG GTGTCCATGTTTTTGGTCTCTGTGCCACTGCACTGGTCACTGATGTCATTCAGCTTGCAACGGGATACCATGCTCCTTTCTTCCTCACTGTGTGTAAACCTAACTATACCCGTCTCGGTACTTCTTGTGCTACAAATCCTTATATCACCCAAGACATCTGCACAGGCAACGACCAGCAGGCCATTTTATCTGCCAG GAAGACATTTCCTTCCCAGCATGCCACACTGTCAGCATTTGCAGCTGTCTATGTGTCT ATGTACTTTAACTCCATTATAACAGACAGTACAAAACTTCTGAAGCCGCTGCTGGTTTTCTCCTTTTCCATTGCTGCCGGAATATGTGGCTTAACGCAAATCACCCAATATCGCAGTCATCCAGTAGATGTTTATGCCGGGTTTCTTATTGGAGCAGGAATAGCTGCCTATTTG GCTTATCATGCTGTAGGTAATTTCCGGGCATCCTCGGATGACACATCTCCAAAAGCAGCCAGTAAGGATCCTCTCCGTGCTTTAACTCAGCGAGGGCATGAGTCTGTGTACCACCAAAATAAATCTTCAAGCACTGATGAACTCAATCCTCATCCTCGAAGTCAAGCTTCTCAGCGCCAG GTTCAGCGTGAGAAAAATTCTCTGGGGAGCCTTAAGCGCGCCAGTGTCGATGTAGATTTATTAGCCCCGAGGAGTCCAATGGGAAAAGAAAATATGGTAACTTTTAGTAACACTTTACCACGTGTTAGCACCCCATCTATGGAGGACACTTCTCGCCGCCACATGACTATACATGTGCCTGCTGAAGGATCACGTCCACCGCGAGGCCCTGGAGCTGAATGGAAACCAAAGCCCGTAGAAGGCCGTAGTCTTACACTTGGGGAGGAAGTGGCATTAGCACAGGCTCATCGGCGGGCAGCATCTGAAACTTCTGGTATTGTTCTTGATGATCCAGATTCTGACAGAGCTCCACCATCACTTTATCCCACAGTACAAGCTCGGACAGCAGGGCCACGTGTTCTTATCCAACCAAGACCTGCAGCTCCACCTCTTCTTCATATACCTGAAGAAAACCAAACTGGTTCACCCAAGGGAAGTTCTGCCATTAGAGCTAAGTGGATGATGATGGCAGAGAAAGGAGGAGCACCTCGAGCTTCTACAAATGCCCCAAGGCTTATGCAGGTGATTGCAATGTCCAAGCAACAACAACAGCCGGGAGCATCACTGGTGTCTAGCACACCTAAACATTCTGAAACCTCTTCATCTTCCACAACAAGTAGCTCTGATTCATCACAGTACCGCTCTCCCTCAGAGAGGGATAGCTCAAGTATTGTTACAATTGATGCCCATGCACCACACCACCCAGTAGTTCATCTCTCTTCAGGCAATGGCCCATGGGAGTGGAAAGCTGCCCAGAAGACTGGTGAGACCCAAGAAACAGGAACCTATGATATGAGTAAGGACTATCGTGGCTACAGGACACCAAAGGGTGCAGGTGTTTCCCCGGGTTCCTCAATTAGTGACCTAGAACCCGATTCAGAACCAAGATGTGGACCAACGGTTAATGTAGCCGGAGGTGTGCCAACCCCCCTAGTAGCTGAGACTATTGGCATTGCTTCAAGCCGAGAAGCTAGTCTAAGGAGAAAACCTCAAGTAgcagaaagggaaggaagtgaaGAAGCAGAAGAGCCTTTTTATAAGAAGCTTCAGAATCAGAGATTCAAGGAGTAA